In Ignavibacteria bacterium, the following are encoded in one genomic region:
- a CDS encoding UPF0175 family protein has product MSKAISIQVPESVLSYWESERQLEQELSYLSVLELVREKKITSGKASELLDISRWEMAELLSQHDVPSSNFSVQ; this is encoded by the coding sequence ATGTCAAAAGCAATCTCAATACAAGTTCCCGAAAGTGTTTTATCTTATTGGGAATCGGAAAGACAATTAGAACAAGAACTCTCTTATCTTTCAGTTCTTGAACTCGTCCGCGAAAAAAAAATCACTTCAGGAAAAGCAAGCGAACTCCTTGATATCTCACGTTGGGAAATGGCTGAACTATTATCTCAGCATGATGTACCGAGTTCTAATTTTTCAGTTCAATAA
- a CDS encoding type II toxin-antitoxin system VapC family toxin: MSGDYLVDTNIVIAYFNKDNIVGKRIDVANEIFIPCIVIGELYFGAIKSRNRIQNISIVDNFVSNKSIVNCDVDTAKEFGTIKHQLQSKGKPIPDNDIWIAAIAKQYKLTLVTRDEHFREVENLFIENW, encoded by the coding sequence ATGAGTGGTGATTATTTAGTTGATACAAATATCGTTATCGCTTATTTCAACAAAGACAACATTGTTGGAAAGAGAATAGATGTTGCAAATGAAATTTTTATTCCTTGCATTGTCATTGGAGAACTTTATTTCGGAGCAATTAAATCGAGAAACAGAATTCAGAACATTTCAATAGTAGATAATTTCGTTTCAAATAAATCTATCGTAAATTGCGATGTTGATACTGCAAAAGAATTTGGAACAATCAAACATCAATTACAAAGCAAAGGAAAACCAATTCCCGATAATGATATTTGGATAGCGGCAATTGCAAAACAATATAAACTCACGCTCGTAACTCGTGATGAACATTTTCGTGAAGTAGAAAACTTATTCATTGAAAACTGGTAA
- a CDS encoding formylglycine-generating enzyme family protein: protein MYILTNNRKTNSMKNISLILLCILLLASCKKESSTESTNKAPNAPSNPSPASNATNQYDSLTLSWSCTDPENDALTYDVYFGTANPPTTVVSQNQTAITLTRSGLSLNTTFYWKVLAKDNHSHSTSGAVWNFTTRASIVIGNIEMISVQGGTFSMGSNVNSDEQPIHSVTLSSFYISKYEITQAQWKQVIVWKQANGGTTLSATPSYFSGDTTKPVEQVSWDDIQLWLGYLNTMYNVTGNQYRLPTEAEWEYAARGGIHASDNYTYSGSNTVGDVAWYYVNSSNTTHPVGTKTPNQLGIYDMSGNVWEWCQDYYHSNYSGAPTDGSAWVTPTSNYRVLRGGSWDNDDTGCRVALRDISNPHNRYDVYGFRLVRTP from the coding sequence ATGTATATACTCACAAATAATAGAAAGACAAACTCTATGAAAAACATATCTCTTATTCTTCTGTGTATTCTTCTTCTTGCAAGTTGCAAAAAGGAATCTTCCACAGAAAGCACAAACAAAGCACCGAACGCACCATCCAATCCTTCGCCGGCAAGTAACGCGACGAACCAATATGATTCGCTTACATTAAGTTGGAGTTGCACCGACCCGGAGAACGACGCACTGACATACGATGTGTATTTTGGTACGGCAAACCCTCCGACAACGGTTGTATCACAAAACCAAACTGCAATTACCTTGACAAGAAGCGGGTTGAGTTTGAATACAACATTTTACTGGAAAGTATTAGCCAAAGATAACCACAGCCACTCCACGAGCGGCGCTGTTTGGAATTTTACAACTCGCGCAAGTATTGTTATTGGAAACATTGAAATGATTTCCGTGCAAGGCGGAACGTTTTCGATGGGAAGTAATGTGAATAGCGATGAACAACCGATACACAGCGTAACATTGAGTAGTTTTTACATAAGCAAATATGAAATAACACAAGCGCAGTGGAAACAAGTAATAGTGTGGAAGCAAGCAAACGGTGGGACAACATTAAGCGCAACGCCGAGTTATTTTAGCGGCGATACGACCAAACCCGTGGAACAAGTAAGTTGGGATGATATACAATTATGGCTTGGCTATTTGAACACGATGTATAATGTAACAGGAAACCAATATCGCTTACCGACGGAAGCGGAATGGGAATATGCGGCGAGAGGAGGCATACACGCAAGCGATAATTATACGTATAGCGGAAGCAATACAGTAGGCGACGTTGCGTGGTATTATGTTAACTCGAGTAACACTACACATCCCGTAGGAACAAAAACACCAAATCAACTTGGTATATATGATATGAGCGGCAACGTATGGGAATGGTGTCAGGATTACTATCATAGTAATTATTCAGGAGCGCCCACGGATGGCAGTGCATGGGTTACCCCAACATCAAATTACCGTGTTCTTCGCGGCGGTTCGTGGGACAACGATGACACCGGTTGTCGTGTTGCTCTCCGGGACATCAGCAATCCTCACAATCGCTACGACGTTTACGGGTTTCGACTTGTGAGGACTCCTTAA